In Senegalia massiliensis, the following proteins share a genomic window:
- the fliP gene encoding flagellar type III secretion system pore protein FliP (The bacterial flagellar biogenesis protein FliP forms a type III secretion system (T3SS)-type pore required for flagellar assembly.): MKIKTVFLLVILIIFLTGNVYAEPEISLFGKDISINDSENPEDYVVGLQILLVLAVLTLAPAILIMMSSFTRIIIVLSFIRNALGTQQTPPNQVLLGLALFLTFFVMAPIASDINENSLQPYLNEEIEQSEAIQKAINPLRSFMYNQTRDKDLALFMELSNLDSEDISGKSDIPTTTLIPAFIISELKTAFQISFILFIPFLIIDMVVASTLMSMGMMMLPPVMISLPFKILLFIMVDGWNLVIRSLISGFN, encoded by the coding sequence ATGAAGATAAAAACTGTATTTCTCTTAGTAATTTTAATTATATTTCTAACTGGAAATGTTTATGCTGAACCTGAAATATCTTTATTTGGAAAAGATATAAGTATAAATGATAGTGAAAATCCAGAGGATTATGTTGTAGGTTTGCAAATATTACTTGTATTAGCAGTACTTACATTAGCCCCTGCTATACTTATAATGATGAGTAGCTTTACTAGGATCATAATAGTTTTATCATTTATAAGAAATGCATTGGGAACACAACAAACGCCACCTAATCAAGTCTTATTAGGACTAGCCTTGTTTTTAACTTTTTTTGTTATGGCTCCCATAGCAAGTGATATAAATGAAAATTCACTTCAACCATATTTAAATGAGGAAATAGAGCAGTCTGAAGCAATTCAAAAAGCTATAAATCCTTTGAGAAGTTTCATGTATAATCAAACTAGAGACAAAGATTTAGCTCTTTTTATGGAACTTTCAAATTTAGATAGTGAAGACATATCTGGAAAATCAGACATACCTACTACAACATTGATTCCTGCATTTATAATAAGTGAATTGAAAACTGCTTTTCAAATTAGTTTCATATTATTCATACCATTTTTAATAATTGATATGGTTGTAGCAAGTACTCTTATGTCTATGGGGATGATGATGCTTCCACCAGTTATGATATCTTTACCATTTAAAATTCTGTTATTTATAATGGTAGATGGTTGGAATCTTGTTATTAGATCATTAATAAGTGGGTTTAATTAG
- the fliQ gene encoding flagellar biosynthesis protein FliQ: protein MSQGDVIKLAQDAMFSILILSAPMLGFGLLVGLLVSIFQATTQIQEATLAFIPKIIAVLVAFIVFGPWILTYIVEFTEDLFNNINVYIK, encoded by the coding sequence ATGAGTCAAGGAGATGTGATTAAGTTAGCTCAAGATGCTATGTTTTCAATATTAATATTATCTGCACCAATGCTAGGATTTGGGTTATTAGTAGGTTTATTAGTTAGTATATTTCAAGCTACTACTCAAATTCAAGAAGCAACACTTGCATTTATACCTAAAATTATAGCAGTATTAGTTGCTTTTATAGTATTTGGACCTTGGATACTTACATATATAGTAGAGTTTACTGAAGATCTTTTTAATAATATAAATGTTTATATAAAATAG
- the fliR gene encoding flagellar biosynthetic protein FliR has protein sequence MDSTQLIFSEYNLFLLIFVRMTGIFIITPIFSRNNIPKILKVSFAFIVSLIAFNTLVQQGIEVDNSISFIIQIAKELSIGLIIGFISYLFFISLFIAGQIIDTQVGFGMVNVFDPAHNTQVPITGNFYYILALLVFFTINGHHWFLEAIVKSYSILPLGSINMTKDILYQIIDIFTEIFNIGFKISSPILATVFLINVLLGVLAKTVPQMNVFVVGMPLKILIGIITIFLTLPIYLIALEHIFDNMSGEIFNFFKLLKRG, from the coding sequence ATGGATTCAACACAATTAATTTTTTCTGAATACAATTTATTTTTATTAATATTTGTAAGGATGACAGGGATATTTATAATAACTCCTATATTTAGTAGAAATAATATACCAAAAATATTAAAAGTTTCATTTGCATTTATTGTATCATTAATAGCATTTAATACTTTAGTTCAACAAGGTATAGAAGTAGATAACAGCATAAGTTTTATTATTCAAATTGCTAAAGAATTGAGTATAGGATTAATAATAGGGTTTATTTCCTATCTGTTTTTTATCTCACTATTTATAGCTGGTCAAATAATTGATACTCAAGTAGGTTTTGGAATGGTGAATGTATTTGATCCAGCACATAATACTCAAGTTCCTATTACTGGAAACTTTTATTATATATTAGCATTATTGGTTTTCTTTACTATAAATGGACATCATTGGTTTTTAGAAGCTATAGTTAAGTCTTATTCAATATTGCCACTAGGAAGTATTAATATGACAAAAGATATATTATATCAAATAATAGATATTTTTACTGAAATATTTAATATTGGATTTAAAATAAGTAGTCCTATACTTGCAACTGTATTTTTAATAAATGTATTATTAGGAGTCCTAGCAAAAACTGTTCCGCAGATGAATGTTTTTGTTGTTGGTATGCCTCTTAAAATATTGATAGGTATTATTACAATATTTCTTACTTTACCTATTTACTTAATTGCATTAGAACATATTTTTGATAATATGTCAGGAGAAATTTTTAATTTTTTTAAATTACTTAAGAGAGGTTAA
- the flhB gene encoding flagellar biosynthesis protein FlhB produces the protein MKEYKLDLQLFSSEEKTEKPTPKKRKEAREKGQVLQSKELSTAILLLVAFLGLKIFGEYILEQLTIFSTKIFSDLSIHENLYKQDNLSIFFMEIISITAKIVIPLLATIFLTALIVSYMQVGFLFTTKTLSFKLNRLNPIEGFKKIFSTKSLVELVKSSVKIFIIGYVVAKYIYDNFNIIYELFNLNVMEITKSISSLSFGIVIRAGGILLLLAAFDYWYQWFQHEKNLKMSKQEVKQESKQSDGDPLIKSKIKEKQRQMAMSRMMQDIPEADVIITNPTHYAIALKYDKNKYEAPYVLAKGKDLIAKKIKEIAYEVEVPTIENKPLARSLFSSCEIGDCVPEELYQAVAEVLAYVYNLNNVGRS, from the coding sequence ATGAAAGAATATAAATTAGATTTACAGCTGTTTTCTTCAGAAGAAAAAACTGAAAAACCTACTCCTAAAAAGAGAAAAGAAGCTCGTGAAAAAGGACAAGTATTACAGAGTAAAGAGTTAAGTACTGCAATATTATTATTAGTCGCATTTTTAGGTTTGAAAATTTTTGGAGAATATATACTTGAACAATTAACAATATTTTCAACAAAAATTTTTTCTGATCTTAGTATACATGAAAATCTTTATAAACAAGATAATTTATCAATATTTTTTATGGAGATTATATCAATAACTGCTAAAATTGTAATACCATTATTGGCAACAATATTTTTGACAGCTTTAATAGTTAGTTATATGCAAGTTGGATTTTTATTTACTACAAAGACCTTAAGCTTTAAATTAAACAGGTTGAATCCTATAGAGGGATTCAAAAAAATATTTTCCACAAAATCCCTTGTAGAATTAGTGAAATCTAGTGTGAAGATTTTTATAATAGGGTATGTGGTTGCAAAGTATATTTATGACAATTTTAATATAATTTATGAATTGTTTAATTTAAATGTGATGGAGATAACAAAAAGTATATCTTCATTATCATTTGGAATAGTAATTAGAGCTGGAGGCATTTTACTTTTGTTAGCTGCTTTTGATTATTGGTACCAATGGTTTCAACATGAAAAGAACTTAAAGATGTCAAAACAAGAAGTTAAACAAGAAAGCAAACAGTCAGATGGAGATCCACTTATTAAATCTAAAATTAAAGAAAAACAGAGACAAATGGCTATGAGTAGAATGATGCAAGATATTCCTGAAGCAGATGTTATCATAACTAACCCTACTCATTATGCAATTGCTTTAAAATATGATAAAAATAAGTATGAAGCTCCATATGTTTTAGCAAAAGGTAAGGATTTAATAGCAAAAAAGATAAAAGAAATAGCATATGAAGTAGAAGTTCCTACAATAGAAAACAAACCTCTTGCTAGAAGCTTGTTTTCATCTTGTGAAATTGGAGATTGTGTTCCTGAAGAATTGTATCAAGCTGTAGCTGAAGTACTTGCATATGTGTATAATTTAAATAACGTTGGAAGGAGTTAA
- the flhA gene encoding flagellar biosynthesis protein FlhA produces the protein MMKFGDIIVALGVIAIIIIIIIPVNESILDILLSLNISLALLILLIAMYIDNTLSFSIFPSLLLITTMFRLSLNISSTRMILSKGDAGSVIESFGGIVIQGNPVVGFIIFLIIVIIQFIVITKGSERVAEVAARFTLDAMPGKQMAIDADLNSGLINDIEARDRRKNIQKEADFYGAMDGASKFVKGDAIAGIIITVLNIAAGFAIGMITLDLTLTESLAKFTTLTVGDGLVSQIPALLISTATGIVVTRAASDSNLGNDIISQLFSSHPRVMFLVSGVLYFFGLVGLPTIPFFLLGTVFLVLGLVMRKNIKNALELEDEQEEEIDQEEIRKPENVKSLLKVEDIELEFGYGIIPLADSNQGGDLLDRVVMIRRQIALELGIVVPMIRLRDNIQLNPNQYAIKIKGVEVSNGELMFDHYLAMNPGTASGEIDGIDTVEPAFGLPAKWINQEQKERAEILGYTVVDPPSVISTHLTEIIKQNIDELLGRQDVKNLVDNIKEEHPALVEEVIPNIMTIGEIQKVLSNLLKEQLSIRDMVTILETLADYGTITKDTDMLTEYVRQRFSRYITKKYVDGKNLNVITLDSQLEQLIMDSINQTNTGSYLSLEPQMIQKILNNLSNNIKKLTSIGEQPIILTAPIVRLYFKQLTEQITNDFIVLSYNEIDPSIEIKSLGMVKL, from the coding sequence ATGATGAAATTCGGAGATATAATTGTAGCATTAGGTGTAATTGCAATCATAATTATTATAATAATTCCAGTAAATGAAAGTATATTAGATATATTATTAAGTTTAAATATCTCATTAGCTTTATTAATACTACTTATTGCAATGTATATTGATAATACATTAAGTTTCTCAATATTTCCTTCTCTACTATTGATTACAACTATGTTTAGACTGTCCCTTAATATATCAAGTACTAGAATGATACTTTCAAAGGGAGATGCAGGAAGTGTTATTGAGTCTTTCGGTGGTATAGTAATACAGGGAAATCCTGTTGTAGGTTTTATAATATTTTTAATTATTGTTATAATACAATTTATTGTAATAACAAAAGGTTCTGAGAGAGTTGCTGAAGTAGCTGCTAGATTTACACTTGATGCAATGCCAGGTAAACAAATGGCAATCGATGCAGACTTAAATTCAGGGTTAATTAATGATATAGAAGCTAGAGATAGAAGAAAAAATATTCAAAAAGAAGCAGATTTTTATGGTGCTATGGATGGAGCAAGTAAATTTGTCAAAGGAGATGCAATAGCAGGTATTATAATTACTGTATTAAACATAGCAGCTGGCTTTGCTATAGGAATGATAACATTAGATTTAACACTAACAGAATCCCTTGCAAAATTTACTACTTTAACTGTTGGCGATGGGCTTGTAAGTCAAATACCTGCATTATTGATTTCAACAGCTACAGGTATTGTAGTTACTCGAGCAGCATCTGATTCTAATTTAGGAAATGATATAATAAGCCAATTATTTTCATCACATCCTAGAGTAATGTTTTTAGTATCTGGTGTCCTATATTTTTTCGGGTTAGTAGGTCTTCCAACTATTCCATTTTTCTTATTAGGAACAGTCTTTTTAGTATTAGGACTTGTTATGAGAAAAAATATTAAAAATGCTTTGGAATTAGAGGACGAACAAGAAGAAGAGATAGATCAAGAAGAAATAAGAAAGCCTGAAAATGTAAAATCATTATTAAAGGTTGAAGACATAGAACTAGAATTTGGATATGGAATAATACCATTAGCTGATTCAAATCAAGGAGGAGATCTTCTTGATAGAGTAGTAATGATTAGAAGACAAATTGCTCTTGAACTTGGTATTGTGGTACCAATGATAAGATTAAGAGATAATATACAATTAAATCCAAATCAATATGCAATAAAAATAAAAGGAGTAGAAGTGTCTAATGGGGAGTTAATGTTTGATCACTATCTTGCTATGAATCCAGGAACAGCAAGTGGAGAAATAGATGGTATAGACACAGTTGAACCTGCATTTGGTCTTCCTGCTAAGTGGATAAATCAAGAACAAAAAGAGAGAGCTGAAATTTTAGGTTATACTGTAGTTGATCCGCCTTCAGTAATATCTACCCACCTAACTGAGATTATCAAGCAAAATATTGATGAATTATTAGGTCGCCAAGATGTAAAAAATTTAGTTGATAATATAAAAGAAGAACATCCCGCATTAGTTGAGGAAGTTATACCTAATATTATGACTATAGGAGAAATACAAAAGGTATTATCTAATTTACTTAAAGAGCAACTTTCAATTAGAGACATGGTAACAATATTAGAAACATTAGCTGACTATGGAACAATAACTAAAGATACTGATATGCTTACAGAATATGTTAGACAAAGATTTTCTAGATATATTACAAAAAAATATGTTGATGGCAAGAATCTAAATGTAATTACTTTAGATTCTCAACTTGAGCAACTGATAATGGATTCTATAAATCAAACTAACACTGGTTCTTATTTATCATTAGAGCCACAAATGATTCAAAAAATACTTAATAATTTATCAAATAATATAAAGAAGTTAACATCAATTGGAGAGCAACCAATAATACTTACTGCACCTATTGTAAGATTATACTTTAAACAATTAACAGAACAAATTACTAATGATTTCATTGTTTTATCTTACAATGAGATTGATCCTTCTATTGAGATAAAGTCATTAGGGATGGTGAAATTATAA
- a CDS encoding flagellar biosynthesis protein FlhF, with translation MNIKRYIGKTNYEAMTKLKSELGNDAVILHTRRIKSKGILGFFKKPLIEIVAAKEENVDFKKEIKKKQSYNNEISKLNIEISKLRETVENNLVLSNENKNTNNGELEYVKKILTNNGVLEQYAIKILEDISNNFNLKNKSKKEIIDILKKNIKVILGEPKPIEIENKSKVFFVGTTGVGKTTTLAKIAADLSLNKNKSIGLVTSDTYRIAAVEQLKVYSEILNLPLEIIYNPEDIYDSMSRFKDKDIILVDTAGRSHKDNEKISELEGMIDTVNNKETFLVLSVNTEFNSLKAIIDKYSKIDNIKIIFTKLDETEKIGNILNIRLYTKYPISYLTTGQNVPEDIQTFNNEDITNMIVGEN, from the coding sequence ATGAATATAAAGAGATATATTGGTAAAACCAACTATGAAGCTATGACTAAATTAAAAAGCGAACTAGGTAATGATGCTGTAATTCTTCATACAAGAAGAATTAAATCTAAAGGAATATTAGGTTTTTTCAAAAAGCCTCTTATAGAAATTGTAGCTGCTAAAGAAGAAAATGTAGATTTTAAAAAGGAGATTAAGAAAAAACAAAGTTATAATAATGAAATATCAAAACTAAATATTGAAATCTCTAAACTAAGGGAAACCGTAGAAAATAATTTAGTTCTATCAAATGAAAATAAAAATACTAATAATGGTGAATTAGAATATGTAAAAAAAATATTAACTAATAATGGTGTTTTGGAGCAATATGCAATAAAAATATTAGAAGATATATCTAACAATTTTAATTTGAAAAATAAATCTAAAAAAGAAATAATAGATATATTAAAGAAAAACATTAAAGTTATTTTAGGTGAACCTAAACCAATAGAAATTGAGAATAAGTCAAAAGTTTTCTTTGTTGGAACTACTGGAGTTGGAAAAACAACAACTCTTGCGAAAATAGCTGCTGACTTATCCTTAAATAAAAATAAAAGTATAGGGTTAGTGACATCTGATACTTATAGAATAGCAGCAGTGGAACAATTAAAAGTATATAGTGAAATACTTAACTTACCATTAGAAATAATATATAATCCTGAAGATATTTATGATTCAATGTCAAGATTTAAAGACAAAGATATAATTCTGGTTGATACAGCTGGCAGAAGTCATAAAGATAATGAGAAAATATCAGAGTTAGAAGGAATGATTGATACTGTAAATAATAAAGAAACATTTTTAGTTTTAAGTGTAAATACAGAATTTAATTCTCTAAAGGCTATTATTGATAAATATAGTAAGATAGATAATATTAAAATTATTTTCACAAAATTAGATGAAACTGAAAAAATAGGAAATATATTAAACATAAGATTGTATACTAAATATCCAATATCATATTTAACAACAGGTCAAAATGTACCGGAAGATATACAAACATTCAATAATGAGGATATTACTAATATGATAGTTGGTGAAAATTAA
- a CDS encoding MinD/ParA family protein gives MNDQAEMLRKLIINKNKKEDLNTKILTVTSGKGGVGKTNFTINLALSLSKLGKKVVILDADIGFANVDILLGLVPKYTLLDLLYKDKEIIDLLVEGPYGLKVIAGGTGLNDIMYLSDQETNKLIDKFLKLEEIADFIIIDTGAGISEMSLNFIRSSDEIILITTPEPTSITDGYSMLKVINNYVDIDKIHILINRVIKQEEYIQSFNKLSNVSRKFLNLELNNLGVLYESKLLVDSVRNQNPFVIAYPKSDISKKVNIIASNLINYDSYNQSDGIKKFINKVKIFFNRGGY, from the coding sequence ATGAATGATCAAGCAGAGATGTTAAGGAAATTAATTATTAATAAAAATAAAAAAGAAGATTTAAATACTAAGATATTAACCGTTACCAGTGGTAAAGGAGGAGTTGGAAAAACTAATTTCACTATTAACTTAGCGTTATCATTATCTAAATTAGGAAAAAAAGTAGTTATATTGGATGCTGATATAGGCTTTGCAAACGTAGATATATTATTAGGACTTGTCCCAAAATATACATTATTAGATCTTTTATATAAAGATAAGGAAATAATAGACTTATTAGTTGAAGGTCCTTATGGTTTGAAAGTTATAGCTGGTGGTACAGGTTTAAATGATATAATGTATCTAAGTGATCAAGAAACAAATAAATTAATTGATAAATTTTTAAAGCTAGAAGAAATAGCTGACTTTATTATAATAGATACAGGTGCAGGCATATCTGAAATGTCTTTAAATTTTATTCGTTCTTCAGATGAAATTATATTAATTACAACCCCTGAGCCTACATCTATTACTGATGGATATTCAATGCTTAAAGTAATTAATAACTATGTTGATATAGATAAGATTCACATACTAATCAACAGAGTAATAAAACAAGAAGAATATATACAATCTTTTAATAAATTAAGTAATGTTTCTAGAAAATTTTTAAATTTAGAATTAAATAATTTAGGTGTTTTATATGAGTCAAAGTTATTAGTAGATTCTGTTAGAAATCAAAATCCTTTTGTTATAGCTTATCCTAAATCTGATATAAGTAAAAAAGTTAATATTATTGCATCAAATTTAATTAATTATGATAGTTATAATCAATCTGATGGAATAAAAAAATTTATTAATAAAGTTAAAATTTTTTTTAATAGAGGTGGTTATTAA
- a CDS encoding flagellar brake protein — MKKNKSTLKVGDKIEIHIANQKYVSQVINVINENTYIILGPIKFGSIIKIPNGKEIKIMYSLKNKGRMWFESIVEKNSNNNIYKLLIRKTSDVNKVQQRQYFRLKKIIDVYITNEVNKPIKGFAEDISGKGMKIVTKEKLKLDDKLNIELNINGKSLSITSNIVRKVFDSRTGNYYYGIYFEEIHKGCKEDIIKFIFEEQRILRKKGLE; from the coding sequence TTGAAAAAAAATAAATCCACTCTTAAAGTAGGAGATAAAATAGAGATACATATAGCAAACCAAAAGTATGTAAGTCAAGTTATTAACGTTATAAATGAAAATACCTATATTATATTAGGACCAATTAAATTTGGTAGTATTATTAAAATTCCTAATGGTAAAGAAATTAAAATAATGTATTCTTTAAAAAATAAAGGTAGAATGTGGTTTGAAAGCATAGTCGAAAAAAATTCTAATAATAATATTTATAAGCTACTTATAAGGAAAACTAGTGATGTTAATAAAGTTCAACAGAGACAATATTTTAGATTAAAAAAGATAATTGATGTTTACATCACTAATGAAGTTAATAAGCCAATAAAGGGCTTTGCAGAAGATATTAGTGGAAAAGGAATGAAAATAGTTACAAAAGAAAAACTAAAATTAGATGATAAACTTAATATTGAACTTAATATAAATGGTAAAAGTTTATCTATTACATCTAATATTGTTAGAAAAGTTTTTGACAGTAGAACAGGAAATTATTATTATGGTATTTATTTTGAAGAAATACATAAAGGATGTAAAGAAGATATTATTAAATTTATATTTGAAGAACAACGTATATTGAGGAAAAAAGGATTGGAATAA